The following are encoded together in the Pseudomonas sp. IB20 genome:
- the yegS gene encoding lipid kinase YegS, with protein MTTPKALLILHGKQALNEDVRAAVQARREQGWELAVRVTWEGGDAQRLVNEALADGYTHLIAGGGDGTLRDVAEAMALAKTDASLVLMPLGTANDFARAAGVPLEPAQALALLDVPPRAIDLGQAGGQIFLNMATGGFGSQVTANTSEDLKKVLGGAAYLFTGLTRFSELKAAYGELEGPGFHWKGDLLALGIGNGRQAGGGHVLCPGALVDDGLLDISILPAPQEVVGTLMTLMSQGWGLDTMFVRARLPWVEIKVAEGLYINLDGEPLKGDDLRFCALPKALRVHLPLGSPLVVQADDLLANGE; from the coding sequence ATGACCACCCCCAAGGCACTGTTGATTCTGCACGGCAAGCAAGCCCTCAACGAGGACGTGCGCGCCGCCGTGCAGGCCCGGCGCGAACAGGGCTGGGAACTGGCGGTGCGGGTGACATGGGAGGGCGGTGACGCCCAGCGGCTGGTCAACGAAGCCTTGGCCGATGGCTATACCCACCTGATTGCCGGTGGCGGCGACGGCACCTTGCGCGATGTGGCCGAGGCGATGGCATTGGCCAAAACCGACGCCAGCCTGGTGCTGATGCCACTGGGCACTGCCAATGACTTCGCGCGCGCCGCCGGTGTGCCGCTTGAGCCTGCCCAGGCGCTGGCGCTGCTGGATGTGCCGCCAAGGGCCATCGACCTCGGCCAGGCCGGTGGGCAAATATTCCTCAACATGGCCACGGGCGGCTTCGGCAGCCAGGTCACCGCCAACACCTCCGAAGATCTGAAGAAAGTGCTGGGTGGCGCGGCCTACCTGTTCACCGGGTTGACGCGTTTCAGTGAATTGAAGGCCGCCTATGGCGAGCTGGAAGGGCCGGGCTTCCATTGGAAAGGCGACTTACTCGCGCTGGGTATCGGCAACGGTCGTCAGGCGGGCGGTGGGCATGTGCTATGCCCCGGCGCGTTGGTCGATGATGGCTTGCTGGATATCAGCATTCTGCCCGCGCCCCAGGAGGTGGTCGGCACGCTGATGACCCTGATGAGCCAGGGCTGGGGCCTGGACACTATGTTTGTGCGGGCGCGCCTGCCCTGGGTCGAGATCAAGGTGGCCGAAGGGCTGTACATCAACCTCGATGGCGAACCGTTGAAGGGCGATGACCTGCGTTTTTGCGCACTGCCCAAAGCCTTGCGCGTGCACCTGCCGCTGGGTTCGCCGTTAGTCGTCCAAGCTGATGATCTGCTCGCGAACGGCGAATAA
- a CDS encoding DUF2802 domain-containing protein: MFLEAAVIVLALLWAGTVAFLLRYMRQQRELALQQAERDAVRDRRILDLVKRVDHFQQSAVKVGDEVHELRAVLAPLPDKLAQIEQRDPSSLSFAQAAKLVGMGATVDELTQSCGLTQAEAQLMSKLHKS; the protein is encoded by the coding sequence TTGTTTCTTGAAGCAGCGGTGATTGTCCTGGCCCTGTTGTGGGCTGGGACGGTGGCGTTCCTGCTGCGCTATATGCGCCAGCAACGGGAATTGGCCTTGCAACAGGCCGAGCGCGATGCCGTGCGCGACCGGCGCATCCTCGACCTGGTCAAGCGTGTGGATCACTTCCAGCAGAGTGCGGTGAAGGTCGGGGACGAGGTGCATGAACTGCGCGCGGTCCTGGCGCCGTTGCCGGACAAGCTGGCGCAGATCGAACAGCGCGACCCTTCGAGCCTGTCGTTTGCCCAGGCGGCGAAGCTGGTGGGCATGGGCGCGACCGTGGATGAGCTGACCCAGTCGTGCGGGTTGACCCAGGCTGAGGCGCAGTTGATGAGTAAGTTACACAAGAGCTGA
- a CDS encoding chemotaxis protein CheW, which produces MNKSASAQGLDDPILQWVTFKLDNESYGINVMRVQEVLRYTEIAPVPGAPSYVLGIINLRGNVVTVIDTRQRFGLVPTEVNDNTRIVIIEADKQVVGIMVDSVAEVVYLRQSEVETAPNVGNEESAKFIQGVCNKNGELLILVELDKMMSEEEWSDLENI; this is translated from the coding sequence ATGAATAAGTCAGCGTCCGCACAAGGTTTGGATGATCCGATCCTGCAATGGGTTACCTTCAAACTGGACAACGAGTCCTATGGCATCAACGTGATGCGCGTGCAAGAAGTGCTGCGCTACACCGAGATCGCTCCGGTTCCGGGTGCTCCAAGCTATGTGCTGGGCATCATCAACCTGCGCGGCAACGTCGTGACCGTGATCGACACCCGCCAGCGTTTTGGCCTGGTGCCGACCGAAGTCAACGACAACACCCGTATCGTTATCATCGAAGCCGACAAGCAAGTGGTCGGGATCATGGTCGACAGCGTGGCCGAAGTGGTTTACCTGCGCCAATCGGAAGTGGAAACCGCGCCGAACGTCGGTAATGAAGAGTCGGCCAAGTTCATCCAGGGCGTGTGCAACAAGAACGGCGAGCTGCTGATTCTGGTTGAGCTGGACAAGATGATGAGCGAAGAAGAATGGTCGGATCTGGAGAACATCTGA
- a CDS encoding CheW domain-containing protein: protein MNRPVQLKTRPQLALESYLDALLQDATEEELPEPILVLEPAVVEPESTLDEFQLAVLEEQARDAHVVPVVVPVAPVVVAPVVVEPVVEVHLPPSITPPPVTGDGRPSWAAEPFECLLFDVAGLTLAVPLVCLGSIYSLEGQELTPLFGQPEWFLGILPSQAGNLKVLDTARWVMPDRYRDDFRQGLQYVISVQGYEWGLAVHQVSRSLRLDPNEIKWRSHRGQRPWLAGTVIEHMCALLDVAELAELIASGAVKAMAPNTHS from the coding sequence ATGAACCGTCCCGTTCAACTCAAGACCCGGCCGCAACTGGCACTGGAATCCTACCTGGATGCGTTGCTGCAGGACGCGACCGAGGAGGAACTGCCGGAACCGATTCTGGTACTTGAACCTGCCGTCGTAGAGCCCGAAAGCACGCTGGATGAATTCCAGTTGGCGGTGCTCGAAGAACAAGCCCGCGATGCGCACGTCGTGCCGGTTGTTGTGCCGGTTGCGCCGGTTGTTGTGGCGCCTGTTGTGGTCGAGCCTGTGGTGGAAGTCCATCTGCCACCGAGCATCACGCCGCCGCCGGTGACCGGTGATGGCCGACCGTCGTGGGCCGCCGAGCCGTTCGAATGCCTGCTGTTCGACGTCGCCGGGTTGACCCTGGCGGTGCCGCTGGTGTGCCTGGGTTCGATCTATTCGCTGGAAGGCCAGGAGCTGACGCCACTGTTCGGGCAACCGGAGTGGTTCCTCGGCATCCTGCCAAGCCAAGCCGGCAACCTCAAGGTGCTGGACACCGCGCGTTGGGTCATGCCCGACCGTTACCGCGATGACTTTCGCCAGGGCTTGCAATACGTGATCTCGGTGCAGGGCTACGAGTGGGGGCTGGCGGTGCATCAAGTCAGCCGCTCGTTGCGCCTGGACCCAAATGAAATCAAATGGCGCAGCCACCGGGGCCAACGGCCGTGGTTGGCCGGCACCGTGATTGAACACATGTGCGCGTTGCTGGACGTCGCTGAGCTGGCCGAGTTGATCGCCAGTGGTGCCGTCAAGGCGATGGCGCCGAACACACATAGTTGA
- a CDS encoding ParA family protein encodes MRVWAVANQKGGVGKTTTSIALAGLLAEAGKRVVVVDLDPHGSMTSYFGYDPDALEHSCYDLFLHKGSVPADLPGQLLLPTSNESISLLPSSTALATLERQSPGQSGLGLVIAKTLAQLWQDFDYAIIDSPPLLGVLMVNALAASQQLVIPVQTEHLAVKGLERMVSTLAMINRSRKQALPFSIVPTLFDRRTQASLGTLRVLRDAYPETIWNGYIPVDTRLRDASRAGLTPSQFDGKSRGVLAYRALLKHLLSQQLVAQVA; translated from the coding sequence ATGAGAGTCTGGGCAGTTGCCAATCAAAAGGGTGGGGTCGGCAAGACCACCACCTCCATCGCCTTAGCCGGCTTGCTGGCTGAGGCGGGCAAGCGTGTGGTCGTGGTCGACCTCGACCCGCATGGCTCGATGACCAGCTATTTCGGCTACGACCCTGATGCGCTGGAGCACAGCTGCTACGACCTGTTCCTGCACAAGGGCAGCGTGCCTGCCGACCTGCCTGGGCAACTGCTGCTGCCCACCAGTAACGAAAGCATTTCCCTGCTGCCGTCCAGCACCGCGCTGGCCACCCTTGAGCGCCAGTCGCCGGGGCAGAGCGGCTTGGGCTTGGTGATCGCCAAGACCCTGGCGCAGCTGTGGCAGGACTTCGACTACGCCATCATCGACAGCCCGCCGTTGCTCGGCGTGCTGATGGTCAACGCCTTGGCGGCCAGCCAGCAACTGGTGATCCCGGTGCAGACCGAGCACCTGGCGGTCAAAGGCCTGGAACGCATGGTCAGCACCTTGGCGATGATCAACCGTTCGCGCAAACAGGCGCTGCCGTTCAGCATCGTGCCCACCCTATTCGACCGTCGGACCCAGGCGTCTCTCGGCACTTTACGTGTGTTGCGTGACGCTTACCCCGAGACCATCTGGAATGGCTATATTCCGGTGGACACGCGCCTGCGTGACGCCAGCCGCGCGGGCCTCACGCCTTCGCAGTTCGACGGCAAAAGCCGTGGTGTGCTGGCCTACCGTGCGTTGCTCAAGCATTTGCTGTCGCAGCAACTTGTGGCGCAGGTGGCGTGA
- the motD gene encoding flagellar motor protein MotD has translation MSRRRREPEEHVNHERWLVSYADFITLLFAFFVVMYSISSINEGKYKVISQALVGVFNDTDRALKPIPIGEERPKTVTPAKPLVNDSDETAAGIGGTSDPLKSIADDISAAFGDLIKSNQMTVRGNELWVEIELNSSLLFASADAMPSDQAFTIIDKVAAILKPFENPIHVEGFTDNFPIATAQYPTNWELSSARAASIVRMLAMQGVNPGRLASVGYGEFQPVANNATAEGRARNRRVVLVVSRNLDVRRSLTGTGTANATPDAALKRAGTQTAPPTVKPSVRQSAVNSPSPAQ, from the coding sequence GTGAGCCGTCGCCGCCGCGAGCCTGAAGAACACGTCAACCATGAACGCTGGCTGGTGTCCTACGCCGACTTCATTACCTTGCTGTTCGCGTTTTTCGTGGTGATGTACTCCATCTCATCGATCAATGAAGGCAAGTACAAAGTCATTTCCCAGGCGCTGGTCGGCGTGTTCAACGACACCGACCGTGCCCTCAAGCCGATTCCAATCGGCGAAGAACGACCCAAGACCGTGACTCCGGCCAAGCCGCTGGTCAACGACAGCGATGAAACCGCCGCTGGCATCGGTGGCACCAGCGACCCTCTGAAAAGCATCGCCGACGACATCAGTGCCGCGTTTGGCGACCTGATCAAATCGAACCAGATGACCGTGCGCGGCAATGAGTTGTGGGTGGAGATCGAGCTTAACTCCAGCCTGCTGTTCGCCAGCGCCGACGCGATGCCGAGCGACCAAGCGTTCACCATCATCGATAAGGTGGCGGCGATCCTCAAACCGTTTGAAAACCCGATCCACGTCGAAGGCTTTACCGATAATTTTCCGATTGCCACCGCGCAGTACCCGACCAACTGGGAGCTGTCGTCGGCACGTGCCGCGAGCATCGTGCGCATGCTTGCGATGCAGGGCGTGAACCCTGGCCGGTTGGCGTCGGTGGGCTATGGTGAGTTCCAGCCGGTGGCCAATAACGCCACGGCGGAAGGCCGCGCGCGTAACCGTCGCGTGGTGCTGGTGGTGTCGCGCAACCTGGATGTTCGCCGCAGCCTGACCGGTACCGGCACCGCTAATGCAACACCGGATGCGGCCTTGAAGCGGGCTGGCACACAAACTGCACCGCCAACCGTTAAGCCGTCGGTTCGTCAGAGTGCCGTCAATTCTCCGTCACCGGCTCAATAA
- a CDS encoding flagellar motor protein → MDVLSLIGITMAFVAIIGGNYLEGGHLGALANGPAALIVIGGTVGAALLQSPMSSFKRAMQILIWIIFPPRVDLPGGIDRVVNWSLTARKEGLLGLEGVADAEPDSYARKGLQLLVDGAEPEAIRSILEVDFLTQESRDINAAKVFESMGGYAPTIGIIGAVMGLIHVMGNLADPSQLGSGIAVAFVATIYGVASANLVLLPVASKLKSIAMRQSRYREMLLEGLLSIAEGENPRSIELKLQGFMD, encoded by the coding sequence ATGGATGTCTTGAGCCTGATTGGCATCACCATGGCGTTTGTCGCGATTATCGGCGGCAACTACCTTGAAGGCGGCCACCTTGGCGCCTTGGCCAACGGCCCGGCGGCATTGATCGTGATTGGCGGCACGGTGGGCGCAGCGTTGTTGCAATCACCGATGAGCTCGTTCAAACGTGCGATGCAGATCCTGATCTGGATTATCTTCCCGCCGCGCGTCGACCTGCCCGGTGGCATCGATCGCGTGGTCAATTGGAGCCTCACCGCGCGCAAGGAAGGCCTGCTGGGCCTGGAAGGCGTGGCCGATGCCGAGCCCGACAGCTACGCGCGCAAAGGTCTGCAGTTGCTGGTGGACGGCGCCGAGCCGGAAGCGATTCGCAGCATCCTGGAAGTGGACTTTCTCACCCAGGAAAGCCGCGACATCAACGCCGCCAAAGTCTTTGAAAGCATGGGCGGCTACGCGCCGACCATCGGCATTATCGGTGCGGTGATGGGCCTGATCCACGTGATGGGTAACCTGGCCGACCCGTCGCAGTTGGGCAGCGGGATTGCCGTGGCGTTTGTCGCCACCATTTACGGCGTGGCGAGTGCCAACCTGGTGTTGTTGCCGGTGGCCAGCAAGCTCAAGTCGATTGCCATGCGCCAGTCGCGTTACCGCGAAATGTTGCTGGAAGGCCTGTTGTCGATTGCCGAGGGTGAGAACCCGCGCTCCATCGAATTGAAGCTCCAGGGCTTCATGGATTGA